The Brenneria rubrifaciens genome has a window encoding:
- a CDS encoding HD domain-containing protein, with amino-acid sequence MSSAPSVLNFGPLTDVIGFLMEIDKLKHVQRRSKIIGSDRHEDSAEHSWHFAVAAMALAPYAGKDVDMPRVIQMALIHDIVEIDAGDVMVYDLPARLAVHDREVAAAARIFGLLPEPQRRQFHALWLEYEAGETASAQFALMIDRIMPMLMNLHNGGQSWVENGIRLEQVLGRADFIANINPELWRYLKQHLEEAKAKGWLL; translated from the coding sequence ATGTCGTCTGCCCCATCTGTTCTGAATTTCGGTCCCCTGACCGACGTGATCGGCTTTTTGATGGAAATTGATAAGCTAAAGCATGTACAGCGCCGCTCAAAAATCATCGGCAGCGATCGCCATGAAGATTCTGCCGAACACAGCTGGCATTTTGCAGTCGCGGCAATGGCGTTAGCGCCCTACGCGGGCAAAGACGTGGATATGCCGCGGGTGATCCAAATGGCGCTGATCCACGATATCGTCGAGATCGATGCCGGTGACGTCATGGTTTACGATCTCCCTGCCCGCCTTGCCGTTCACGATCGGGAAGTCGCTGCCGCGGCGCGGATTTTCGGCCTGCTGCCGGAACCGCAGCGCCGGCAATTCCACGCGCTATGGCTGGAATACGAAGCGGGCGAAACCGCCAGCGCCCAATTTGCCCTGATGATCGATCGCATCATGCCGATGCTAATGAATTTGCATAACGGCGGACAAAGCTGGGTGGAAAACGGCATTCGTTTGGAGCAGGTATTAGGCCGCGCCGATTTCATTGCCAATATCAATCCTGAGCTGTGGCGATACCTGAAACAGCACCTGGAAGAGGCGAAAGCCAAAGGATGGTTATTGTAA
- the gcvP gene encoding aminomethyl-transferring glycine dehydrogenase → MTQTLSQLEHDGAFVERHIGPSASQQQHMLSVVGAASLEALIRQIVPADIQLPSPPAVGEAVTEHQALAELKAIASRNQRYKSFIGMGYSAVLMPPVILRNVLENPGWYTAYTPYQPEVSQGRLEALLNFQQVTQDLTGLALASASLLDEATAAAEAMAMAKRISKLKQANRFFVADDVHPQTLDVVRTRARTFGFEVVVGKAEAALNDDAVFGVLLQPAGTTGELHDYGSLMAELKNRKVVSCVAADIMALVLLSAPGKQGADIVFGSAQRFGVPMGYGGPHAAFFACRDEHKRAMPGRIIGVSRDAAGDTALRMAMQTREQHIRREKANSNICTSQVLLANIAGLYAVFHGREGLKRIAGRIHRLTDILALGLRQGGMTLRHRTWFDTLTVDVADKTTTLSRALSFGINLRDDLDGAIGITLDETTTREDVLALFAVLLGDAHGLDIEVLDTALNQHAASIPSTLLRDDVILSHPVFNRYHSETEMMRYLHRLERKDLALNQAMIPLGSCTMKLNAAAEMLPITWPEFAELHPFCPPEQALGYRQMIEQLSGWLVQLTGYDAVCMQPNSGAQGEYAGLLAIRRYHESRDDAARDICLIPSSAHGTNPASAQMAGMSVVVVACDKQGNIDLHDLREKAQTAGERLSCIMVTYPSTHGVYEETIREVCQIVHQYGGQVYLDGANMNAQVGITTPGYIGADVSHLNLHKTFCIPHGGGGPGMGPIGVKAHLAPFVPGHQVVKIDGVLTGQGAVSAAPFGSASILPISWMYIRMMGAEGLKQASQTAILNANYIATRLKSAFPVLYTGRDGRVAHECILDIRPLKESSGISEMDIAKRLIDYGFHAPTMSFPVAGTLMVEPTESESQEELDRFIDALLAIRSEIDRVVSGEWPLEDNPLVNAPHTQAELVADWTHPYSRELAVFPAGGENKYWPTVKRLDDVYGDRNLFCSCVPMADYL, encoded by the coding sequence ATGACTCAGACTCTCAGCCAACTTGAACATGACGGCGCTTTCGTTGAACGCCATATCGGTCCTTCCGCCAGTCAACAGCAGCACATGCTGTCTGTGGTCGGCGCGGCTTCATTGGAGGCGTTGATCCGGCAAATTGTGCCGGCTGATATTCAACTGCCCAGCCCGCCTGCGGTGGGAGAAGCGGTAACAGAGCATCAGGCGCTGGCTGAGCTGAAGGCGATTGCCAGCCGTAATCAGCGCTATAAAAGCTTTATCGGCATGGGATACAGCGCGGTGCTGATGCCGCCGGTGATCCTGCGTAATGTGCTGGAAAACCCTGGCTGGTACACGGCTTATACGCCGTATCAGCCGGAAGTGTCGCAAGGGCGTCTGGAAGCCTTGCTGAATTTTCAGCAGGTGACGCAGGATTTGACCGGGCTGGCACTGGCGTCGGCTTCGCTGCTGGATGAAGCGACCGCCGCCGCGGAAGCGATGGCGATGGCAAAGCGTATCAGTAAGCTGAAACAGGCTAACCGCTTCTTTGTGGCGGACGATGTCCACCCGCAAACGCTGGATGTGGTGCGCACGCGGGCCCGGACGTTTGGTTTTGAGGTGGTGGTGGGAAAAGCGGAAGCGGCGTTGAATGATGACGCCGTGTTCGGCGTGCTATTGCAACCGGCGGGCACCACCGGCGAACTGCACGACTATGGCAGCCTGATGGCGGAATTGAAAAATCGTAAAGTCGTTAGCTGCGTGGCGGCCGATATCATGGCGCTGGTGTTGCTGAGCGCACCGGGCAAGCAAGGGGCGGATATCGTTTTCGGCTCCGCCCAGCGCTTTGGCGTGCCGATGGGATACGGCGGTCCGCACGCCGCATTTTTCGCCTGCCGTGATGAGCATAAACGCGCGATGCCGGGCCGAATTATCGGCGTGTCGCGAGACGCCGCAGGGGACACCGCACTGCGTATGGCGATGCAGACGCGCGAGCAGCATATCCGCCGCGAAAAAGCCAACTCCAATATTTGCACCTCACAGGTGCTGCTGGCCAATATCGCCGGTCTGTATGCCGTTTTCCACGGCCGGGAAGGTCTGAAACGTATTGCCGGACGTATTCATCGCCTGACGGATATTCTGGCGCTCGGCTTACGTCAGGGCGGCATGACGCTGCGCCACCGAACCTGGTTTGATACCCTGACCGTCGATGTCGCGGATAAGACGACGACGCTCAGCCGGGCGCTGAGTTTTGGCATTAACCTGAGAGACGATCTGGATGGCGCGATCGGCATTACGCTGGACGAAACCACCACACGCGAAGATGTGCTGGCGCTGTTTGCCGTACTGTTGGGCGACGCGCACGGGCTGGATATTGAGGTGCTGGATACGGCGCTCAATCAGCATGCCGCGTCCATTCCATCAACGCTGTTGCGTGACGATGTGATTTTGTCGCACCCGGTTTTCAATCGTTATCACAGTGAAACTGAGATGATGCGCTATCTGCATCGTCTGGAGCGTAAAGATCTGGCGCTCAATCAGGCGATGATCCCGCTAGGCTCTTGTACTATGAAGCTTAATGCGGCGGCGGAAATGCTGCCGATTACCTGGCCGGAGTTTGCGGAACTGCATCCGTTTTGCCCGCCGGAGCAGGCGCTTGGCTATCGGCAGATGATCGAACAGCTGTCCGGCTGGCTGGTGCAACTGACGGGTTATGACGCGGTCTGCATGCAGCCCAATTCGGGAGCGCAGGGGGAGTATGCGGGGCTGCTGGCGATTCGCCGCTACCATGAAAGTCGTGATGACGCGGCGCGTGATATCTGCCTGATCCCAAGTTCTGCGCACGGAACCAACCCGGCGTCGGCGCAGATGGCGGGAATGAGCGTAGTGGTGGTAGCCTGCGATAAGCAGGGCAATATCGATCTGCACGATTTGCGTGAAAAAGCGCAGACGGCGGGCGAGCGGCTCTCCTGTATCATGGTGACCTATCCTTCAACCCACGGCGTTTATGAAGAAACCATCCGCGAGGTGTGTCAGATCGTGCATCAGTACGGCGGCCAGGTGTATCTGGATGGCGCCAACATGAATGCGCAGGTCGGCATTACCACGCCGGGTTATATCGGTGCGGATGTCTCTCACCTCAACCTGCATAAAACGTTTTGCATCCCGCACGGCGGCGGCGGTCCGGGCATGGGGCCGATTGGGGTAAAAGCGCACCTGGCGCCGTTTGTGCCGGGGCACCAGGTGGTAAAAATCGACGGCGTGCTGACCGGTCAGGGCGCGGTGTCCGCCGCCCCGTTCGGCAGCGCCTCTATCCTGCCGATCAGCTGGATGTATATCCGCATGATGGGTGCGGAAGGATTGAAACAGGCGAGCCAGACGGCGATCCTCAACGCCAACTATATCGCCACGCGGCTGAAATCGGCGTTTCCGGTGCTGTATACCGGACGTGATGGACGCGTCGCGCACGAGTGTATTCTTGATATCCGACCACTGAAAGAAAGCAGCGGCATCAGTGAAATGGACATCGCCAAACGCCTGATTGACTATGGCTTCCACGCGCCGACCATGTCATTCCCGGTGGCGGGAACGTTAATGGTCGAGCCGACGGAATCAGAAAGTCAGGAGGAACTGGATCGCTTTATCGATGCGCTGCTGGCGATCCGTTCGGAAATCGATCGCGTAGTGAGCGGTGAATGGCCGCTGGAAGATAACCCGCTGGTGAATGCGCCGCATACTCAGGCTGAACTGGTTGCCGACTGGACGCATCCTTACAGCCGCGAATTAGCGGTGTTCCCGGCGGGCGGCGAAAACAAATACTGGCCGACCGTGAAACGCCTGGACGATGTTTACGGCGACCGTAACCTGTTCTGTTCATGTGTACCGATGGCGGATTACCTGTAA
- a CDS encoding carbohydrate ABC transporter permease: MNAEHPLRVTSRFTLPLLLICAALLWISPFIWMLSSSVSTSSFGSDMASLLPRLPLTLDNFRDAWDSADWLRLYANTLIFSLGTFLVQLVTITTAGYIFAYHQFRGKTLLFYLLLIQLMIMPVVMMVPNMMTLKQLGLLNTLTGVMMPYFASAFGVFLMRQAFLNIAKEIEEAALMEGCRWWQVVFHVLIPMTWPSILAFATVSITYHWNEYLWPLMVLNDPDKQVLTIGLVSFAMGAESGGQWGLICAGTLLVCLPLMVAFVLFQKQFLSSFGFSGIK, encoded by the coding sequence ATGAACGCTGAACATCCGCTGCGCGTGACCTCGCGTTTTACGCTGCCGCTGCTGCTGATTTGCGCGGCCTTACTGTGGATAAGTCCGTTTATCTGGATGCTGTCGTCTTCCGTTAGCACCAGCAGTTTCGGGAGCGACATGGCCTCGCTTTTGCCGCGTTTGCCGCTGACGCTGGATAATTTCCGCGATGCATGGGATAGCGCGGATTGGCTGCGTCTCTATGCCAACACGCTGATTTTTTCATTGGGAACTTTCCTGGTGCAGCTCGTGACGATCACCACCGCCGGATACATCTTCGCCTATCACCAGTTTCGCGGCAAAACGCTGCTGTTTTATCTGCTGCTGATCCAACTGATGATCATGCCGGTTGTCATGATGGTGCCAAACATGATGACGCTGAAGCAGTTGGGGCTGTTGAACACGCTGACGGGCGTGATGATGCCGTACTTTGCTTCGGCGTTCGGCGTGTTCCTGATGCGTCAGGCATTTCTCAACATCGCCAAAGAGATTGAGGAAGCGGCGCTAATGGAAGGGTGCCGCTGGTGGCAGGTGGTCTTTCACGTCCTTATCCCCATGACCTGGCCTTCTATTCTGGCTTTTGCCACCGTCAGTATTACCTATCACTGGAATGAGTATCTCTGGCCGCTGATGGTTCTGAACGATCCTGATAAACAGGTGCTGACCATTGGTCTGGTGTCGTTCGCCATGGGCGCGGAATCCGGGGGGCAATGGGGACTGATTTGTGCCGGCACGCTGCTGGTGTGTCTGCCGCTGATGGTGGCGTTTGTACTGTTCCAGAAGCAGTTTCTGAGCAGTTTTGGTTTTTCAGGCATCAAGTGA
- a CDS encoding carbohydrate ABC transporter permease: protein MRAKCFPYLVLMPTLVFLFAFTYFPLLRSAIDSLYDTRMNADQPLFVGMDNFIRLLQDDVFWQALLNNVLYILMTVIPGVSLALLLAVMLWENTRINRWLRTAFFFPMIIPLVSAATLWLFIFMPGLGLMDYYLAKLFGPMNNNYLGMSNSALVAVSVIGIWKFAGYYMLFFLAGLQAISSSAREAALMEGASRRQVFFYVTLPLLRPTIAFVVTIAFIYAITQIDHVAVMTRGGPNNATTVLLYYIQDLANDTHDLGKASAATFLTLALLFAFSIMNLKVLEKGAHYER, encoded by the coding sequence ATGCGTGCAAAATGCTTTCCTTACCTTGTGCTAATGCCAACGCTGGTTTTCCTTTTTGCTTTTACCTATTTTCCTCTGCTGCGTTCAGCCATCGATAGTCTCTATGATACCCGGATGAACGCCGACCAGCCGTTATTCGTCGGAATGGATAACTTTATCCGTCTATTGCAGGATGATGTGTTCTGGCAGGCGTTGCTGAACAACGTGTTGTATATCCTGATGACGGTGATCCCTGGTGTATCACTGGCGCTGCTGCTGGCCGTGATGCTGTGGGAAAATACGCGGATCAACCGCTGGCTGCGTACCGCGTTTTTCTTTCCGATGATTATTCCGCTGGTGAGCGCGGCAACGTTGTGGCTGTTCATTTTCATGCCAGGACTCGGCCTGATGGATTACTATCTGGCGAAGCTGTTCGGTCCGATGAACAACAACTATCTCGGCATGAGCAACAGCGCGCTGGTGGCGGTGAGCGTGATTGGCATCTGGAAATTTGCCGGTTACTACATGCTGTTCTTCCTCGCCGGTCTGCAAGCCATTTCCTCCTCGGCGCGGGAAGCCGCGTTGATGGAAGGGGCGTCAAGACGCCAGGTCTTTTTTTATGTCACTTTACCGTTACTGCGACCGACTATCGCATTTGTGGTGACGATTGCCTTTATTTATGCCATTACCCAGATTGACCACGTCGCGGTGATGACGCGCGGCGGACCGAATAACGCCACCACCGTATTGCTCTACTACATTCAGGATCTGGCGAACGATACTCACGATCTTGGCAAAGCCTCTGCCGCGACTTTTCTGACGCTGGCGTTGCTGTTTGCATTTTCCATCATGAACCTGAAAGTGCTGGAAAAGGGGGCGCATTATGAACGCTGA
- a CDS encoding phosphodiesterase: MLLAQISDLHFRSEGRKLYEFIDVNGANAEVVNQLNSLRERPDAVVISGDIVNCGRPQEYQVAQRVLQMLDYPLYVIPGNHDDKRHFLHAMRPLCPLLGDDPDNIHYVVDDFPLRLLFIDSSLTGQSKGWLTPSTLDWLEKQLADHQDRETAIFMHHPPIPLGSAQMDPIACENGHELLVLIERFPQLTRVFCGHTHRLIVTQCRQAIIATVPGTVHQVPYFHHDKAPYYNLEPAAVVMHRYVPHTGLVSYSQLLTPFAGPYLYDPRISCPVDES, encoded by the coding sequence ATGTTACTGGCACAGATTTCCGATCTGCATTTTCGCAGTGAAGGCCGCAAGCTCTATGAGTTTATTGACGTAAATGGAGCGAATGCCGAGGTTGTTAATCAACTGAATTCGCTGCGTGAGCGCCCGGATGCGGTGGTGATAAGCGGTGATATCGTCAACTGCGGCCGACCGCAGGAGTATCAGGTCGCACAGCGCGTGTTGCAGATGCTGGATTATCCGCTGTATGTGATACCGGGAAATCATGATGATAAACGTCATTTTTTGCATGCCATGCGCCCGCTTTGCCCGCTGTTGGGGGATGACCCGGACAATATCCATTATGTGGTGGACGATTTTCCTCTGCGTTTGCTGTTTATCGATTCCAGCCTGACAGGGCAATCGAAAGGATGGTTGACGCCCTCCACGCTGGATTGGCTGGAGAAGCAACTGGCCGATCATCAGGATCGCGAAACGGCCATTTTTATGCACCATCCACCGATCCCGCTCGGTTCTGCGCAGATGGACCCCATCGCCTGTGAGAACGGCCATGAGTTGCTGGTATTGATCGAACGCTTCCCGCAACTGACCAGGGTATTCTGCGGCCACACTCATCGTTTGATCGTGACGCAGTGTCGTCAGGCCATTATTGCCACGGTGCCCGGTACGGTGCATCAGGTGCCTTATTTTCACCATGACAAGGCGCCTTACTACAATCTTGAACCCGCCGCCGTGGTAATGCACCGCTATGTCCCGCATACAGGACTGGTCAGCTACAGCCAGTTGCTTACGCCGTTCGCCGGTCCCTATCTCTATGACCCTCGTATCAGCTGCCCGGTGGATGAGTCATGA
- a CDS encoding ABC transporter ATP-binding protein: protein MTVIQLRNISKQFEQTQALSSLSLDIADGEFLVLVGPSGCGKSTLLRMLAGLETVSAGQILLGEEDITAWSPKQRNFSMIFQNYALFPHLTVEQNITFGMRMRGEPKADYPQRVQRVASLLQLEPLLRRKPGKLSGGQRQRVAMARAIVRDPRLFLMDEPLSNLDARLRSEVRDGIMALHQQLKTTTVYVTHDQIEAMTMADRIAVLDRGVLQQVGTPEQLYSHPANVFVAGFIGTPAMNMITLPCADGSAFLLEQVIELPATEEAREMTGVLLGIRPEHISEQAASDGGLQLPGTVTQRELFGAEYLIHVDTPLGRIRYRRPNRDGVPGVGTPLTLNFSPQDCHWFSGQTARNLSQEKIDA from the coding sequence ATGACCGTGATCCAGTTACGTAATATCAGTAAACAGTTCGAACAAACGCAGGCGCTGTCTTCGCTGTCGCTGGACATCGCCGACGGCGAATTTCTGGTGTTGGTGGGGCCGTCCGGCTGCGGTAAAAGCACACTGCTGCGCATGTTGGCCGGCTTGGAAACGGTGAGTGCGGGGCAAATCCTGCTGGGCGAAGAGGACATCACCGCATGGAGCCCGAAACAGCGTAATTTTTCGATGATTTTCCAGAATTATGCGCTATTTCCTCACCTGACGGTGGAGCAAAACATCACATTCGGGATGCGGATGCGCGGCGAGCCGAAGGCGGACTATCCCCAGCGCGTGCAGCGGGTTGCCAGCCTGTTGCAGCTTGAACCGCTACTCAGGCGTAAACCGGGAAAACTTTCCGGCGGTCAGCGTCAGCGGGTGGCGATGGCACGGGCGATTGTACGTGATCCCCGGCTTTTTCTGATGGACGAGCCGCTCTCGAATTTGGATGCCCGTCTGCGCAGCGAAGTGCGGGACGGCATTATGGCGCTGCACCAGCAGTTGAAAACCACCACCGTGTATGTCACGCACGACCAGATTGAAGCCATGACCATGGCGGACAGGATTGCTGTTCTGGATCGCGGCGTCTTGCAACAGGTTGGCACGCCTGAACAGCTTTATTCTCATCCGGCCAATGTGTTTGTGGCGGGGTTTATCGGTACGCCGGCGATGAATATGATCACCTTGCCCTGTGCGGACGGTAGCGCTTTTTTGCTGGAGCAGGTTATCGAGCTGCCCGCCACTGAGGAAGCCCGCGAGATGACGGGTGTGCTGTTGGGGATTCGCCCTGAACATATTAGCGAACAGGCCGCATCAGACGGCGGATTGCAGTTGCCGGGCACGGTAACGCAGCGGGAATTGTTTGGGGCTGAGTACCTGATTCATGTGGATACCCCGTTGGGGAGGATTCGCTATCGCCGGCCAAATCGCGATGGCGTTCCGGGCGTAGGAACGCCCCTTACCCTTAATTTTTCACCGCAGGATTGTCATTGGTTTTCCGGGCAGACCGCCCGTAATTTATCCCAGGAGAAAATAGATGCATAA
- a CDS encoding ABC transporter substrate-binding protein, translating into MHKPRIIALALALLMSGPALAKQSIDFMFPAPVDGKLTMEMKRIIKEYNQSQDQVEVRGIFTGGYDTTKVKAEAAAKAGDPPALVIMSANFTADLVIKDEILPMDELFKYGNEKATPFLTKNFWPALHQNAQVMGVTYAIPFHNSTPILYYNQDMLKQAGFNEPPKNWNEVVTIAKKLTDPAKGQWGIMIPSTNDDYGGWMLSALTRANGGAYYNADYPGEVYYNTASTKGALQFWRNLVHRDKVMPGGVLNSKQISAAFFSGKLGMAMLSTGALGFMRENTKDFQLGVAMMPEEERRGVTIGGASLVSFKGISEEQKKAAWQFLNYLVSPEVSGSWSRFTGYFAPRMAAYDLPEMKDYLAKDPRAAIALSQLQYAHPWYATYETVAVRKAMENQLAALLNDPALNVDKAAAAAQQEADTIMKPYVEKTALSLPK; encoded by the coding sequence ATGCATAAGCCCCGTATTATTGCGTTGGCGCTGGCCTTGCTGATGTCTGGCCCGGCGCTGGCGAAGCAGAGTATTGATTTCATGTTCCCTGCTCCGGTTGACGGCAAACTGACGATGGAGATGAAGCGCATCATCAAAGAGTACAATCAGTCCCAGGATCAGGTAGAAGTGCGCGGCATTTTTACCGGCGGCTACGATACCACCAAAGTGAAAGCTGAAGCCGCCGCCAAAGCGGGCGATCCGCCGGCGTTGGTGATCATGTCCGCGAATTTCACTGCCGATCTGGTCATCAAGGATGAAATTCTGCCGATGGATGAGCTGTTCAAATACGGCAATGAAAAAGCCACGCCGTTCCTGACCAAAAACTTCTGGCCGGCGCTGCATCAGAACGCACAGGTAATGGGCGTGACCTACGCCATTCCATTTCATAATTCGACGCCGATTCTTTATTACAACCAAGATATGTTGAAGCAGGCTGGCTTCAATGAACCGCCGAAAAACTGGAATGAAGTGGTCACGATCGCGAAAAAACTCACCGATCCGGCGAAAGGGCAATGGGGCATCATGATCCCGTCCACCAATGATGACTATGGCGGCTGGATGCTGTCGGCGCTGACGCGTGCCAACGGCGGCGCCTATTACAACGCTGACTATCCCGGCGAGGTGTATTACAACACGGCCTCAACCAAAGGGGCGTTACAGTTCTGGCGCAATTTGGTTCACCGCGACAAAGTGATGCCGGGCGGCGTGTTGAACTCCAAGCAAATCAGCGCCGCTTTTTTTTCAGGCAAGTTAGGGATGGCGATGCTAAGTACCGGCGCGCTGGGCTTTATGCGTGAAAATACTAAGGATTTCCAACTGGGCGTGGCGATGATGCCGGAAGAAGAACGGCGCGGCGTGACCATTGGCGGCGCCAGTCTGGTGAGCTTCAAAGGGATTTCCGAAGAGCAGAAGAAAGCGGCCTGGCAATTCCTGAACTATCTGGTCAGCCCGGAAGTGAGCGGCAGTTGGAGCCGATTTACCGGTTATTTCGCCCCGCGTATGGCGGCGTATGATCTGCCGGAAATGAAAGATTACCTGGCTAAAGATCCTCGAGCGGCGATCGCGCTCTCGCAGTTGCAATATGCGCACCCGTGGTACGCCACCTATGAAACGGTGGCGGTGCGCAAGGCGATGGAAAACCAGCTTGCCGCGTTATTGAATGATCCGGCGCTGAACGTGGATAAAGCTGCCGCCGCCGCTCAGCAGGAGGCGGATACGATCATGAAGCCTTATGTGGAGAAAACAGCGCTCAGCTTGCCGAAATAG